From the Aegilops tauschii subsp. strangulata cultivar AL8/78 unplaced genomic scaffold, Aet v6.0 ptg000473l_obj, whole genome shotgun sequence genome, one window contains:
- the LOC141030811 gene encoding uncharacterized protein has product MRDLLAKPFPYARVLGSSLPGSTSTATSSKTPAAPPPSAPTTARSNTVEETVAMVLHYASGIDQPHDAAAVSFVQPARRRRLLRPAGTPPPSPSPSLSDLHRSLPRRRRRLRVHTTGGVRPSSLAHCGCFAPPSFLGCGRACLPTTSSLLLQAADGTRPPPSSSPGGWDALRS; this is encoded by the exons ATGCGCGACCTCCTCGCCAAGCCCTTCCCATACGCGCGGGTCCTCGGCTCCTCGCTGCCTGGCTCTACCTCTACTGCGACCTCGTCCAAGACGCCcgcggcgccgccgccgtccgcgcCGACGACGGCCAGATCCAACACCGTTGAGGAGACCGTCGCCATGGTGCTCCACTATGCCTCGGGGATCGACCAaccccacgacgccgccgccgtctccttcGTCCAGCCGgcacgccgccgccgtctccttcGCCCAGCCGgcacgccgccgccgtctccttcGCCCAGCCTGTCGGATCTCCATCGTTCACTTCCCcggcgtcgtcgtcgtcttcgcGTGCACACGACAGGAGGTGTGCGACCCTCCTCTCTCGCGCACTGCGGCTGCTTCGCCCCGCCATCGTTCCTCGGGTGTGGTCGCGCCTGTCTTCCTACCACGTCgtcgctcctcctccaggccgcCGACGGCACCCGTCCTCCTCCCTCATCCTCTCCAGGTGGCTGGGACGCTTTACG CTCGTAG